The proteins below come from a single Streptomyces tubercidicus genomic window:
- a CDS encoding ATP-dependent Clp protease ATP-binding subunit, which translates to MFERFTDRARRVVVLAQEEARMLNHNYIGTEHILLGLIHEGEGVAAKALESLGISLEAVRQQVEEIIGQGQQAPSGHIPFTPRAKKVLELSLREALQLGHNYIGTEHILLGLIREGEGVAAQVLVKLGADLNRVRQQVIQLLSGYQGKEAATAGGPAEGTPSTSLVLDQFGRNLTQAARETKLDPVIGREKEIERVMQVLSRRTKNNPVLIGEPGVGKTAVVEGLAQAIVKGEVPETLKDKHLYTLDLGALVAGSRYRGDFEERLKKVLKEIRTRGDIILFIDELHTLVGAGAAEGAIDAASILKPMLARGELQTIGATTLDEYRKHLEKDAALERRFQPIQVAEPSLPHTIEILKGLRDRYEAHHRVSITDSALVAAATLADRYISDRFLPDKAIDLIDEAGSRMRIRRMTAPPDLREFDEKIADVRREKESAIDSQDFEMAAGLRDKEKQLLAAKAKREKEWKAGDMDVVAEVDEELIAEVLATATGIPVFKLTEEESSRLLRMEDELHKRVIGQKDAIKALSQAIRRTRAGLKDPKRPGGSFIFAGPSGVGKTELSKTLAEFLFGDEDALISLDMSEFSEKHTVSRLFGSPPGYVGYEEGGQLTEKVRRKPFSVVLFDEVEKAHPDIFNSLLQILEDGRLTDSQGRVVDFKNTVIIMTTNLGTRDISKGFNLGFAAQGDTKSSYERMKNKVNEELKQHFRPEFLNRVDDTVVFHQLTEEDIIQIVDLMIAKVDERLKDRDMGIELSSEAKSLLAKRGYDPVLGARPLRRTIQREIEDALSEKILFSELRPGHIVVVDVEGEGETAKFTFRGEEKSALPDAPPIESATGGSGPNLSKDA; encoded by the coding sequence ATGTTCGAGAGGTTCACCGACCGCGCGCGGCGGGTTGTCGTCCTGGCTCAGGAAGAAGCCCGGATGCTCAACCACAACTACATCGGCACCGAGCACATCCTCCTGGGCCTGATCCATGAGGGTGAGGGTGTCGCCGCTAAGGCCCTGGAGAGCCTCGGGATTTCGCTCGAGGCGGTCCGCCAGCAGGTGGAGGAGATCATCGGGCAGGGCCAGCAGGCCCCGTCCGGGCACATTCCCTTCACCCCCCGTGCCAAGAAGGTCCTGGAGCTTTCGCTCCGCGAGGCCCTCCAGCTCGGCCACAACTACATCGGTACGGAGCACATCCTGCTCGGCCTGATCCGCGAGGGCGAGGGCGTCGCCGCCCAGGTCCTGGTGAAGCTGGGCGCCGATCTCAACCGGGTGCGGCAGCAGGTCATCCAGCTGCTCTCCGGCTACCAGGGCAAGGAAGCCGCCACCGCCGGCGGCCCCGCCGAGGGCACGCCCTCGACGTCCCTCGTCCTGGACCAGTTCGGTCGCAACCTGACGCAGGCCGCTCGCGAAACCAAGCTCGACCCGGTCATCGGGCGCGAGAAGGAAATCGAGCGGGTCATGCAGGTCCTGTCCCGCCGTACCAAGAACAACCCGGTCCTCATCGGCGAGCCCGGCGTCGGCAAGACGGCGGTCGTCGAGGGCCTGGCGCAGGCCATCGTCAAGGGCGAGGTGCCCGAGACCCTCAAGGACAAGCACCTCTACACCCTGGACCTCGGTGCCCTGGTCGCCGGCTCCCGCTACCGGGGTGACTTCGAAGAGCGCCTCAAGAAGGTGCTCAAGGAGATCCGCACCCGCGGCGACATCATCCTGTTCATCGACGAGCTCCACACCCTCGTGGGTGCGGGCGCCGCCGAGGGCGCGATCGACGCCGCCAGCATCCTCAAGCCCATGCTGGCGCGAGGCGAGCTGCAGACCATCGGTGCCACGACGCTCGACGAGTACCGCAAGCACCTGGAGAAGGACGCGGCCCTGGAGCGCCGCTTCCAGCCCATCCAGGTCGCGGAGCCGTCGCTGCCGCACACCATCGAGATCCTCAAGGGCCTGCGGGACCGCTACGAGGCGCACCACCGCGTCTCCATCACGGACTCCGCCCTGGTCGCCGCCGCCACCCTGGCCGACCGCTACATCTCGGACCGCTTCCTGCCGGACAAGGCGATCGACCTGATCGACGAGGCCGGCTCCCGGATGCGCATCCGCCGGATGACCGCACCGCCGGACCTGCGCGAATTCGACGAGAAGATCGCCGATGTGCGCCGGGAGAAGGAGTCCGCGATCGACTCGCAGGACTTCGAGATGGCCGCGGGCCTGCGCGACAAGGAGAAGCAGCTCCTGGCCGCCAAGGCGAAGCGGGAGAAGGAGTGGAAGGCCGGCGACATGGACGTCGTCGCCGAGGTGGACGAGGAGCTGATCGCCGAGGTCCTGGCGACGGCCACCGGCATCCCGGTCTTCAAGCTCACCGAGGAGGAGTCCTCCCGGCTGCTGCGGATGGAAGACGAGCTGCACAAGCGCGTCATCGGCCAGAAGGACGCCATCAAGGCGCTCTCCCAGGCCATCCGCCGTACGCGTGCCGGCCTGAAGGACCCCAAGCGTCCCGGTGGCTCGTTCATCTTCGCCGGCCCGTCCGGTGTCGGTAAGACCGAGCTGTCCAAGACGCTCGCGGAGTTCCTCTTCGGCGACGAGGACGCGCTGATCTCCCTCGATATGTCGGAGTTCAGCGAGAAGCACACGGTCTCGCGGCTGTTCGGTTCGCCTCCCGGCTACGTCGGCTACGAAGAGGGCGGCCAGCTCACCGAGAAGGTGCGCCGCAAGCCGTTCTCCGTCGTGCTCTTCGACGAGGTCGAGAAGGCCCACCCGGACATCTTCAACTCGCTGCTGCAGATCCTGGAGGACGGTCGGCTGACCGACTCCCAGGGCCGGGTCGTGGACTTCAAGAACACGGTCATCATCATGACGACCAACCTCGGCACCCGGGACATCTCCAAGGGCTTCAACCTGGGCTTCGCCGCCCAGGGCGACACCAAGTCCAGCTACGAGCGGATGAAGAACAAGGTCAACGAAGAGCTCAAGCAGCACTTCCGCCCCGAGTTCCTCAACCGTGTCGACGACACCGTCGTTTTCCACCAGCTGACCGAGGAAGACATCATCCAGATCGTCGACCTCATGATCGCCAAGGTGGACGAGCGGCTCAAGGACCGCGACATGGGCATCGAGCTCAGCAGCGAGGCCAAGTCGCTGCTGGCCAAGCGCGGGTACGACCCGGTGCTCGGCGCCCGTCCACTGCGCCGCACGATCCAGCGCGAGATCGAGGACGCCCTCTCGGAGAAGATCCTCTTCAGCGAGCTGCGTCCGGGCCACATCGTGGTCGTCGACGTCGAGGGTGAGGGTGAAACCGCCAAGTTCACCTTCCGCGGCGAGGAGAAGTCGGCCCTGCCCGACGCCCCGCCGATCGAGTCCGCGACCGGCGGTTCGGGTCCGAACCTCAGCAAGGACGCCTGA
- a CDS encoding SCO3374 family protein — protein sequence MARVLPRPRSPLAAVRRWYEEELGWPTAETEPVELLTGLRFDVLEMPAGAGSAVLRRLPRTGPVALVRAGCDGNHAIDRPKLLMLIAAGGAEELPGILEWLEWGALVPDLTARGTGDRMPAPVFPTGAAPSYGFGSREAARWVRPPRPGYEAANSLPTTGFGAGNGDDRGGPDLVRLVSAAATECHRARLLRARNAQSDRAYGDQPLAFSNASRMSAGTRPRSLTL from the coding sequence ATGGCCCGTGTGCTTCCGCGCCCCCGTAGTCCCCTCGCCGCCGTCCGACGGTGGTACGAGGAAGAGCTGGGCTGGCCGACCGCCGAAACGGAGCCGGTGGAGCTGCTGACGGGCCTGCGCTTCGATGTCCTGGAGATGCCGGCCGGGGCGGGAAGTGCCGTACTACGGAGATTGCCGCGCACCGGCCCGGTGGCGCTCGTTCGGGCCGGATGCGACGGTAATCACGCCATTGATCGGCCGAAATTGCTCATGCTCATCGCGGCCGGCGGCGCCGAGGAACTCCCGGGAATCCTGGAATGGCTGGAGTGGGGCGCGCTCGTCCCGGATCTCACGGCGCGTGGGACCGGAGACCGGATGCCCGCGCCGGTGTTCCCCACTGGCGCAGCTCCGTCATACGGATTCGGTTCCCGGGAGGCCGCGCGATGGGTGCGACCTCCCCGGCCCGGGTACGAAGCGGCGAATTCCCTGCCCACCACGGGGTTCGGGGCAGGAAACGGGGACGACAGGGGCGGCCCCGACCTCGTACGACTCGTGAGCGCGGCGGCGACGGAGTGCCACCGTGCCCGGTTGCTGCGTGCTCGTAATGCCCAATCGGATCGCGCGTACGGCGATCAGCCGTTGGCCTTCTCAAATGCCTCGCGAATGTCC
- a CDS encoding NACHT domain-containing protein: MDPTNIVARLTPQAVDPLIRRLFAPDGAVAEPVDRPVRLSRLLSFTGEKPTLSDSELHGLAAALVEQASAGRTDAESEAVATALARTLRALAEIEMDDLDAARLLPAEFARRLCAAVPGATRQLTHDGARLHGLLLDVAALHLLHRFTQRSPFVAGTLVEQTRTLTELIHGQRAAFSTAAQPSRTAGASPTTDTVQDAAPLATAPAPQTPQDATFEARYARDTAALHNHLTIFGIDLTHSPDSWPLDAAYLGLQCEPGPQDAEGAPDGAGQDDPPLPAEQALSGRGRVLVRGVAGSGKTTLLQWLAVAAARDELPEALAGLRGRVPFLLPVRRFAREGLPSPGAFLSAVGHRDAAAAPPGWTERVLAAGRALLLIDGIDEAPESAREQVRRKLGEWTARYPDNVWIVTSRPSAVPGNWLAGEGFSELSLAPMGREDVAAFIQRWHRAAAQRCPADLDRLGHYERTLLNAVRITRDLGRLATNPLMCGLLCALHRDRRGYLPHGRKELYDAALSMLLERRDRERAMVPTDGVELTRQPKIQLLQKLAHWMLVNGRSEMDQATAVDTLAQYLPAIPDAARQGGPEDVFRHLLNRTGLLREPTPGAVDFVHRTFQDYLAARAIVQRHDFRLLLDHAHHDDWEDVIRMAVALARPDECAALLDGLLAPHPGMRAAEARHRKLLAAACLEHATELDPEVRARVQRFTRAMVRPSTPSAARALGWIGPIVLEMLPDPAEVSDHEAYLLAITATSIADDMAIDYLTGLRDRAHHEVRAQLAGAWRRHDTARYAREIIAHLEPAELYFPVSDLEELHTLRRLGGRPHLRIAGSFTPDQLLEGIAPAEGLTRLWLAYDLGVSMEWLAAFPHLDTLRIGRRIPPVSGVPEGIRVVQM; encoded by the coding sequence ATGGATCCCACGAACATCGTTGCCCGCCTCACGCCCCAAGCCGTCGATCCGCTGATCCGCAGGCTCTTCGCTCCTGACGGGGCGGTCGCCGAGCCCGTCGACCGGCCCGTACGCCTCTCCCGGCTGCTCTCCTTCACCGGCGAGAAACCGACCCTCAGCGACAGTGAGCTGCACGGTCTCGCCGCGGCCCTCGTCGAGCAGGCGTCGGCCGGCCGGACGGATGCCGAGAGCGAGGCCGTCGCCACCGCCCTGGCCCGCACCCTGCGCGCGCTCGCCGAGATCGAGATGGACGACCTCGATGCCGCCCGCCTCCTCCCGGCCGAGTTCGCCCGGCGCCTTTGCGCAGCCGTGCCCGGCGCCACCCGGCAGCTGACGCACGACGGGGCCCGGCTGCACGGCCTGCTGCTGGACGTCGCCGCCCTGCACCTGCTGCACCGCTTCACCCAGCGGTCGCCCTTCGTCGCCGGGACGCTCGTGGAGCAGACCCGCACCCTCACCGAGCTGATCCACGGGCAGCGCGCCGCCTTCTCCACCGCCGCGCAGCCGTCCCGTACCGCCGGAGCCTCCCCCACCACCGACACCGTCCAGGACGCCGCCCCGTTAGCCACCGCTCCCGCCCCCCAAACCCCCCAAGACGCCACCTTCGAAGCCCGCTACGCCCGCGACACCGCCGCTCTCCACAACCACCTGACGATCTTCGGGATCGATCTGACGCACTCCCCCGACAGCTGGCCGCTGGACGCCGCCTATCTGGGGCTGCAGTGCGAGCCCGGTCCCCAGGACGCCGAGGGCGCGCCGGACGGTGCCGGGCAGGACGATCCGCCGCTTCCGGCGGAGCAGGCGCTGTCCGGCCGCGGGCGGGTGCTGGTGCGCGGGGTGGCCGGGTCGGGCAAGACGACCTTGTTGCAGTGGCTGGCCGTCGCCGCCGCCCGTGATGAGCTGCCGGAGGCGCTGGCGGGGCTGCGCGGCCGGGTGCCGTTTCTGCTGCCCGTACGCCGCTTCGCCCGTGAGGGGCTCCCCTCGCCCGGCGCGTTTCTGAGCGCCGTCGGTCACCGGGACGCCGCGGCGGCGCCGCCCGGCTGGACGGAGCGGGTCCTGGCGGCGGGGCGCGCGCTGCTGCTGATCGACGGGATCGACGAGGCCCCGGAGAGCGCGCGGGAGCAGGTGCGCCGCAAGCTCGGCGAGTGGACCGCGCGCTACCCGGACAACGTCTGGATCGTCACCTCGCGGCCGTCCGCGGTGCCCGGCAACTGGCTCGCCGGGGAAGGGTTCAGCGAGCTGTCGCTGGCCCCGATGGGCCGCGAGGACGTCGCCGCGTTCATCCAGCGCTGGCACCGTGCCGCGGCCCAGCGGTGCCCGGCCGACCTGGACCGGCTCGGTCATTACGAGCGCACGCTGCTCAACGCCGTACGGATCACCCGGGATCTGGGGCGGCTGGCGACCAATCCGCTGATGTGCGGGCTGCTGTGCGCGCTGCACCGCGACCGCCGGGGCTATCTGCCGCACGGCCGGAAGGAGCTCTATGACGCGGCGCTGTCGATGCTGCTGGAGCGCCGGGACCGGGAGCGGGCCATGGTGCCCACCGACGGGGTGGAGCTGACCCGGCAGCCCAAGATCCAGCTGTTGCAGAAGCTCGCCCACTGGATGCTGGTCAACGGCCGCTCGGAAATGGACCAGGCCACCGCGGTCGACACCCTCGCGCAGTATCTGCCCGCGATACCGGACGCGGCCCGCCAGGGCGGCCCCGAGGACGTGTTCCGGCATCTGCTGAACCGCACGGGGCTGCTGCGCGAGCCCACTCCCGGCGCCGTCGACTTCGTCCACCGCACCTTCCAGGACTATCTGGCCGCCCGCGCGATCGTGCAGCGGCACGATTTCCGGCTGCTGCTGGACCATGCCCACCACGACGATTGGGAGGACGTCATCCGGATGGCGGTGGCGCTGGCCCGGCCCGATGAGTGTGCGGCGCTGCTGGACGGCCTGCTCGCCCCGCACCCCGGTATGCGGGCCGCCGAGGCGCGGCACCGCAAGCTTCTCGCGGCGGCCTGTCTGGAGCATGCCACCGAGCTGGATCCGGAGGTCCGGGCGCGGGTGCAGCGCTTCACCCGCGCCATGGTGCGGCCCAGCACGCCGTCGGCGGCCCGTGCGCTGGGCTGGATCGGGCCGATCGTGCTGGAGATGCTGCCCGATCCGGCCGAGGTCTCCGATCATGAGGCGTATCTGCTGGCGATCACGGCCACCTCGATCGCCGATGACATGGCGATCGACTATCTGACGGGCCTGCGTGACCGGGCGCACCACGAGGTACGGGCGCAGCTGGCCGGGGCCTGGCGGCGCCATGACACCGCCCGCTACGCCCGCGAGATCATCGCCCACCTGGAACCGGCCGAGCTGTACTTCCCGGTCTCCGATCTGGAGGAGCTGCATACGCTGCGCCGGCTGGGCGGCCGCCCGCATCTGCGGATCGCCGGGTCTTTCACACCGGACCAGCTGCTGGAGGGCATCGCTCCGGCCGAGGGCCTGACGCGCTTGTGGCTCGCCTATGACCTGGGCGTTTCGATGGAGTGGCTGGCCGCCTTTCCGCATCTGGACACGTTGCGGATCGGCCGTCGTATTCCGCCGGTGAGCGGTGTTCCGGAGGGCATTCGTGTGGTGCAGATGTAG